DNA sequence from the Tissierella sp. MB52-C2 genome:
ATAACCCTGACGAAAATGAACGGAAAGCATTGATACGGGAAACAAAGGAATTGTTTGTACAGATGGATTGGTTGCTTACTTCACTATTGAAATTATCCCGCTTGGACGCGGGCATTGTGGTGTTCCAAAGCGAGCAGATAGACGTGAACAACTTGATATGCACCGGGCTTCGCCCGTTCCTAATCCTAATGGAACTGCACGATATTGATTTGCAAATAGACGTGCCGAAAGGGATAATCATTCAGGGCGATTCGGGTTGGCTTTCGGAAGCAATTCAAAACATTCTCAAAAATTGCATGGAAAGCGCAGGCGAGAAGGGAAAGATTGAGATTGTCTGCACAGACAACCCACTGTTCACCGAGATTGCCATCCACGACAGCGGGGCAGGCTTTGAAAAAGAAGATTTACCCTGCCTGTTTGACAGGTTCCATCGTGGGAAAAACGCAGGTGCTACAGGATACGGGATTGGATTGGCTCTCTGCAAGATGATTATAACACGGCAGGGAGGGACGATTACCGCAAAAAATCACACGCAGGGCGGTGCGATTTTTGCTATC
Encoded proteins:
- a CDS encoding HAMP domain-containing sensor histidine kinase; protein product: MFRNREFQQFAILFSLITVAAVTLGFAINRLAGILSIASAVAFGTAFFAFTKARYKSIAQISDQIDLVLHNADHLYIGESDEGELSILQSEITKMTLRIREQNHALKKEKEHLADSLADIAHQLRTPLTSVNLILSLLENNPDENERKALIRETKELFVQMDWLLTSLLKLSRLDAGIVVFQSEQIDVNNLICTGLRPFLILMELHDIDLQIDVPKGIIIQGDSGWLSEAIQNILKNCMESAGEKGKIEIVCTDNPLFTEIAIHDSGAGFEKEDLPCLFDRFHRGKNAGATGYGIGLALCKMIITRQGGTITAKNHTQGGAIFAIRFPK